In Synechococcus sp. A18-25c, a single window of DNA contains:
- a CDS encoding thioredoxin domain-containing protein produces the protein MTDSSPNAGLSSLQKGLLLVAAIALAVSLFLLRNGGSLESPLDQLARRSLPPEVALSNGRPTVLEFYADWCEVCREMAPAMLAMEQQHGSALDVVLVNIDNPRWLDLTDRYDVTGIPQLNLFAADGSMRGRSLGGRKADELNAIASALLDDAPLPVIAGIGSTSPVPEAAAFDATGPRSHA, from the coding sequence ATGACCGACAGCTCTCCAAACGCTGGACTCTCCTCTCTGCAGAAGGGGCTGTTGCTGGTGGCAGCCATCGCCTTGGCCGTGAGTCTCTTCCTGCTTCGCAATGGTGGAAGCCTGGAATCACCGTTGGATCAATTGGCGCGTCGATCCCTGCCTCCAGAAGTAGCGCTCAGCAATGGTCGCCCCACCGTGCTGGAGTTTTACGCCGATTGGTGTGAGGTTTGCCGCGAGATGGCACCAGCCATGCTCGCGATGGAACAGCAGCACGGCTCAGCACTGGATGTGGTGTTGGTCAACATCGATAACCCTCGCTGGCTGGATCTGACCGACCGCTACGACGTCACCGGGATTCCCCAGCTGAATCTGTTTGCTGCCGATGGCAGCATGCGGGGACGGTCACTCGGCGGCCGCAAGGCTGATGAGCTGAATGCCATCGCAAGCGCACTGCTCGACGACGCCCCTTTGCCTGTGATCGCAGGGATCGGGAGCACCAGTCCCGTGCCGGAAGCCGCCGCGTTTGATGCCACCGGACCACGAAGCCATGCATAG
- a CDS encoding transglycosylase SLT domain-containing protein: protein MGARLTRIRGLLLLGGTSLSAVLAITGGRQLLRQEFQITPQLSSAELWQHYRWSGDPQQRREAALLLASRSSASPDRRWRLLGGQGWGPDPLAAVALKQQALTARALGLEVQEQELWLALLQRFPATAASADARYHLGQDHAELHRELLRQQPRHAAALAAAAELPKDADQQRILTSALHLARWGPQWPGAQSLLREACGAITGQGMTQQERLQLAGALAELGDSNAAELCLQGTPLAPEQALTIGRSLLRGNRQQQGRGEGILLELAHDHPNSPEALAAAALLSEPLRPDPVLLDALPKSVQTASVDVAAARVRLAGGEGGLEVLQRWPDHPSGWQLHWDLAREALLAGRWDEADTWLGAIPEEQLPDPLRARQQFWRGFSAFKRGNDDDAQQIWQTLVTSQPPGYYTWRASARLESADLPELSGTQATNGLEADGTTADRTQHWTALDSGDPLVDQLWRLGWNREALETWQSRDPAGDPSPQNLLVEGRLLMSVNDYWNGLSRLWKSSLRLVDPDCPTRFLLHNSQHPKPLLTQFQDAAQQEQVNLDLLLAIARQESRFSPTVASPVGAQGLLQLMPSTAAEMAGKELSTEQLRQPDLNAVLGARYLAFLLQQWDGNPWLVAASYNAGPGAAGSWVSPELEEDPELWTERIPYPETRLYTKKVLGNLWAYHQLTSSGDRCTE from the coding sequence TTGGGCGCTCGACTCACCCGCATTCGCGGCCTGCTGCTGCTCGGAGGCACCTCCCTGTCTGCCGTGCTGGCAATCACAGGGGGCCGACAACTGCTGCGCCAGGAGTTTCAGATCACACCCCAGCTGAGCAGCGCTGAACTCTGGCAGCACTACCGCTGGTCTGGCGACCCTCAGCAACGACGGGAAGCAGCCCTCCTGCTCGCCAGCCGCAGCAGCGCGTCCCCCGACCGTCGATGGCGTCTCCTGGGCGGCCAGGGATGGGGACCTGATCCCCTCGCAGCTGTCGCGCTGAAACAGCAAGCGCTGACGGCACGTGCGCTGGGGTTGGAGGTGCAGGAGCAGGAGCTCTGGCTGGCGCTGCTGCAACGCTTTCCGGCCACGGCAGCCAGTGCTGATGCCAGATATCACCTCGGCCAAGACCATGCCGAACTGCACCGTGAGCTGCTGCGCCAACAACCCCGTCATGCCGCGGCCCTGGCCGCTGCAGCGGAATTGCCGAAGGATGCCGATCAGCAGCGCATTCTCACAAGCGCCCTGCACCTCGCCCGCTGGGGTCCCCAATGGCCAGGGGCGCAATCCTTACTGCGTGAGGCCTGCGGGGCGATCACCGGCCAAGGTATGACGCAACAAGAGCGCCTTCAACTGGCCGGCGCTCTGGCGGAACTCGGTGATAGCAATGCTGCGGAGCTCTGCCTGCAGGGCACCCCCCTTGCTCCTGAGCAAGCCCTCACGATTGGGCGCAGCCTGCTGCGGGGCAATCGTCAACAGCAAGGCCGCGGGGAGGGAATCCTGCTGGAACTCGCTCACGACCATCCAAACAGCCCGGAAGCCCTAGCTGCCGCCGCACTCTTGAGCGAGCCGCTGCGTCCCGACCCCGTTTTGCTGGATGCGCTGCCCAAGTCCGTGCAAACGGCCTCCGTGGATGTGGCCGCAGCGCGGGTCCGCCTGGCCGGCGGCGAAGGTGGATTGGAGGTGCTGCAACGCTGGCCCGACCATCCAAGTGGCTGGCAACTGCATTGGGATCTGGCGCGTGAGGCCTTACTCGCAGGCCGATGGGATGAAGCAGACACGTGGCTCGGCGCCATCCCCGAGGAGCAATTGCCCGACCCCCTGAGGGCCCGCCAGCAATTCTGGCGAGGCTTCAGTGCCTTCAAACGCGGCAATGACGACGACGCCCAGCAGATCTGGCAAACATTGGTCACCTCGCAACCACCCGGTTACTACACCTGGAGAGCCAGTGCACGGCTGGAGAGTGCAGACCTGCCGGAGCTATCTGGCACGCAAGCCACCAACGGGCTGGAGGCGGATGGCACGACAGCGGATCGCACCCAACACTGGACGGCACTAGACAGCGGGGATCCCTTGGTCGATCAGCTGTGGCGCTTGGGTTGGAACCGCGAAGCCTTGGAAACTTGGCAAAGCCGCGACCCTGCGGGCGATCCATCCCCACAGAACCTCCTGGTGGAAGGTCGGCTGCTGATGAGCGTGAACGACTATTGGAACGGCCTTAGTCGGCTTTGGAAATCCAGCTTGCGCCTGGTGGATCCCGACTGCCCAACCCGTTTCCTCCTGCACAACAGCCAACATCCAAAACCGCTGCTGACGCAGTTCCAGGACGCAGCCCAACAGGAGCAGGTCAACCTTGATCTACTCCTGGCGATCGCTCGCCAGGAATCACGCTTCTCGCCAACCGTGGCCTCCCCCGTCGGCGCCCAGGGGCTGCTGCAGCTGATGCCCTCAACGGCCGCTGAAATGGCAGGAAAGGAGCTCAGCACCGAGCAACTGCGCCAGCCGGATCTCAATGCTGTGCTGGGCGCCCGCTACCTGGCGTTCCTACTGCAGCAATGGGATGGCAATCCCTGGCTGGTCGCCGCCAGCTACAACGCTGGCCCTGGTGCTGCAGGGTCATGGGTAAGCCCAGAACTGGAGGAAGACCCTGAGCTTTGGACCGAGCGCATCCCCTACCCGGAGACACGTTTGTACACCAAGAAAGTGCTTGGCAATCTCTGGGCCTATCACCAGCTGACGTCAAGCGGCGATCGCTGCACTGAGTGA
- a CDS encoding DUF3177 family protein — MPDLTTRTLVWLTYRLGAAIALGLPLVLLIWSGMKREPALMRLLGIYWKVASLLAISVLLLTDQRPIGYVTAFLAPLLMAASLWFWVDLNEELADSPPGRALPMTVRIWRWALTFFAVFAAVMSASALGCTRQLEAQSCRIWLEAPQGLHRVVERVFDFVFGGEWTMAVAAFIGYAALVAYAVGLLQWALVRLPRQGRVAGDF, encoded by the coding sequence GTGCCCGACCTCACGACTCGCACCCTGGTGTGGCTGACTTATCGCTTGGGAGCTGCCATCGCTCTCGGGTTGCCTTTGGTGCTGCTGATCTGGTCAGGCATGAAACGGGAACCGGCTTTGATGCGGCTGCTCGGCATTTATTGGAAGGTGGCCAGCCTGCTGGCCATCAGTGTTCTGCTGCTCACGGATCAGAGGCCCATCGGTTATGTCACGGCGTTCCTCGCGCCTTTGCTGATGGCGGCCTCGCTCTGGTTCTGGGTTGATCTCAACGAGGAACTGGCCGATAGCCCTCCCGGTCGGGCACTGCCCATGACCGTTCGGATCTGGCGCTGGGCACTCACCTTTTTTGCAGTGTTCGCGGCGGTGATGTCGGCTTCAGCTCTCGGATGCACGCGCCAGCTGGAGGCGCAAAGTTGCCGGATCTGGTTGGAAGCGCCGCAGGGACTGCATCGTGTTGTGGAACGGGTGTTTGATTTTGTTTTTGGCGGTGAATGGACCATGGCCGTGGCCGCCTTCATCGGCTACGCGGCATTGGTGGCTTACGCCGTGGGATTGCTGCAGTGGGCGTTGGTCCGCCTTCCCCGTCAGGGTCGGGTGGCCGGCGATTTTTGA
- the trmB gene encoding tRNA (guanosine(46)-N7)-methyltransferase TrmB — translation MRQHVNPLSRFFQLPLELPRPDQLFDDPKRPLHLDIGCARGLCLLELSALRPDWNHLGVEIRRPLVLAAQRDRDRLERHNLHYLFCNANISVEGWLAALPEDQLRLVSIQFPDPWFKRRHRKRRVMQPSLLQAIATALTPGRELFLQSDVLEVIEPMVALTELSDCFERPDEDARPWRAENPLPVPTERERYVQEQGLPAYRVLYRRNNRSVPELEALEEAWQRVDNPAETALIS, via the coding sequence ATGCGTCAGCACGTCAATCCTCTGAGCCGCTTCTTCCAGCTGCCCCTGGAGCTGCCAAGACCCGACCAGTTGTTCGATGACCCCAAGCGACCCCTTCACCTGGATATCGGCTGCGCGCGCGGCCTTTGCCTGCTGGAACTGTCGGCCCTAAGGCCCGACTGGAATCATCTCGGTGTGGAGATCCGACGTCCTTTGGTGTTGGCGGCACAGCGCGATCGTGATCGGCTTGAACGCCACAACCTGCATTACCTGTTCTGCAACGCAAACATCAGTGTTGAGGGCTGGCTGGCTGCTCTTCCCGAGGATCAACTGCGACTCGTGAGCATTCAGTTCCCTGATCCCTGGTTCAAACGACGCCATCGCAAGCGCCGGGTGATGCAACCGTCGCTGCTGCAAGCCATCGCCACAGCCCTCACCCCTGGACGGGAGCTGTTCCTGCAGAGCGATGTGCTTGAAGTCATCGAACCGATGGTGGCGCTCACAGAACTCAGCGACTGCTTTGAACGCCCAGACGAAGACGCCCGTCCCTGGCGGGCAGAGAATCCACTGCCCGTGCCAACCGAGCGCGAGCGCTACGTGCAGGAGCAGGGCCTGCCGGCCTATCGCGTTTTGTACAGACGCAACAATCGGTCGGTGCCGGAGCTAGAAGCCCTGGAGGAGGCTTGGCAACGGGTCGATAATCCCGCTGAAACCGCTCTCATCTCCTGA
- a CDS encoding N-acetylglucosamine kinase translates to MNQEPFLLAGFDAGQTTCRCRLSRWDGEHLQVVGEGRGSGVSHLDAPDGEERFRRAVGTSLASALEQSRARSQEQSLGREHLSAAAIGASGIEADTDLQTRGVALLASALALPEHRCLATGDERTALRGAFPDRAGIVIISGTGMIVVGRDATGREHRCGGWGWRLDGAGSAFDIGHQALQLSVRMADGRVPDGPLRHKLWTALECCTAAELKARVVRESHAVADEAKLASLVTDAAVSGDPAARMILQRSAAALAEAAVATAHALDLQAPCLEARGGALEHMPLFRQLVETSLREQLPDCHWQATGGDACHGALVFALDRSGLRPH, encoded by the coding sequence GTGAACCAAGAGCCGTTCCTACTGGCTGGCTTCGATGCCGGACAAACCACATGCCGCTGTCGGCTGAGTCGCTGGGACGGCGAGCATTTGCAGGTGGTGGGCGAGGGACGTGGCAGCGGCGTGTCTCATCTGGATGCCCCTGATGGTGAAGAACGCTTCCGGCGTGCCGTTGGCACCAGCTTGGCGTCTGCCCTGGAACAAAGCAGAGCTAGATCCCAAGAACAATCTCTCGGCAGGGAGCATCTGTCTGCAGCCGCGATCGGGGCCAGCGGTATCGAAGCCGACACGGATTTGCAGACACGCGGCGTTGCCTTGCTCGCCAGTGCCTTGGCACTCCCTGAGCACCGTTGCCTGGCCACCGGCGATGAACGCACAGCGTTGCGTGGGGCCTTCCCAGATCGCGCCGGCATCGTAATAATCAGCGGCACCGGAATGATTGTGGTGGGCCGCGATGCCACCGGGCGAGAACATCGCTGTGGGGGCTGGGGCTGGCGACTGGATGGCGCTGGATCCGCCTTCGACATCGGGCATCAAGCCCTGCAACTGAGCGTGCGCATGGCCGATGGCCGGGTTCCTGACGGGCCCTTGCGCCACAAGCTTTGGACTGCGCTTGAGTGCTGCACTGCTGCCGAGCTCAAAGCGCGTGTGGTGCGAGAAAGCCACGCTGTTGCCGACGAAGCCAAACTTGCAAGCCTGGTGACTGACGCCGCCGTGAGTGGAGACCCGGCCGCTCGCATGATCCTGCAACGCTCCGCCGCAGCGTTAGCCGAAGCAGCCGTGGCCACCGCGCACGCTTTGGATCTCCAGGCCCCCTGTCTGGAGGCCCGAGGCGGAGCCCTGGAGCACATGCCACTGTTCCGCCAACTGGTGGAAACATCGCTGCGCGAACAGCTCCCCGACTGTCATTGGCAGGCCACTGGCGGAGATGCTTGCCATGGCGCTTTGGTCTTCGCCTTAGACCGTTCCGGCCTCAGGCCGCATTGA
- a CDS encoding IctB family putative bicarbonate transporter gives MPEASAPTPWLLRWQGLLGGSSAQQHRLSTLAGLVLILLLGFLPVLTRAGLGLIVLACGALWVLWSLTRAPGRIGPISGWVLLFLAVAVLATGVSPVPVAAAKGLVKLISYLGVYALMRQLLAEAPQWWDRLVAALLGGSLLSSVLALRQLYGPTEELARWADPNSVAEGTIRIYGPLGNPNLLAGYLVPILPIAMVAMLRWRGWGSKLYAAAALVLGTASTLFSYSRGGWLGMLAALGVLMLLLVLRQIRHWPLLWRRLLPLALLVLAGVAIAFAATQVEPIRTRVASLLAGRGDSSNNFRINVWLAAIDMIQDRPWLGIGPGNAAFNSIYPLYQQPKFNALSAYSLPLEILVETGIPGLLACVGLAIASLRRGVRALSTDSDLALPCLGCLAAIAGLMMQGAADTIFFRPEVQISGWFCLATLSLMTRTP, from the coding sequence ATGCCTGAGGCTTCGGCCCCGACTCCATGGTTGCTGCGCTGGCAGGGGCTTCTGGGGGGGTCGTCCGCGCAGCAGCACCGCCTGAGCACGCTTGCTGGCCTGGTGCTGATCTTGCTGCTGGGATTTCTGCCGGTGCTCACCCGAGCTGGGCTCGGACTGATTGTTCTCGCCTGCGGAGCCCTGTGGGTGCTGTGGTCACTGACGCGGGCACCAGGACGGATCGGTCCGATCAGCGGCTGGGTGCTGCTGTTTCTTGCCGTTGCGGTGCTGGCCACGGGCGTCTCCCCCGTTCCGGTTGCCGCAGCCAAGGGTCTCGTGAAACTGATCAGCTATCTGGGTGTCTACGCCCTGATGCGGCAGCTGCTGGCTGAAGCCCCGCAGTGGTGGGATCGCCTGGTGGCAGCCCTGCTGGGCGGGTCTCTGCTGAGCAGCGTGCTGGCCTTGCGTCAGCTCTACGGCCCCACGGAAGAACTGGCGCGCTGGGCGGATCCCAATTCCGTAGCGGAGGGCACGATCCGCATCTATGGCCCTCTGGGCAATCCCAATCTGCTGGCTGGATACCTGGTGCCGATCCTGCCGATTGCCATGGTGGCAATGCTCCGGTGGCGCGGCTGGGGATCCAAGCTCTATGCCGCCGCTGCACTGGTGCTTGGCACTGCATCAACCCTCTTCAGTTACAGCCGTGGCGGCTGGCTGGGAATGCTGGCAGCCCTCGGCGTGCTGATGCTGCTTCTGGTGCTGCGGCAGATCCGCCACTGGCCGCTCCTCTGGCGACGCCTACTGCCACTCGCCCTACTCGTGCTGGCGGGTGTGGCGATCGCCTTCGCCGCCACGCAAGTGGAGCCCATCCGAACCCGCGTGGCCAGCCTTTTGGCAGGACGCGGTGACAGCTCCAACAACTTCCGCATCAACGTCTGGCTGGCGGCAATCGACATGATCCAGGACCGCCCCTGGCTGGGCATCGGGCCTGGCAACGCCGCCTTCAACAGCATCTATCCGCTGTATCAGCAACCGAAATTCAACGCACTCAGCGCCTACTCCTTACCCCTGGAAATCCTCGTGGAAACTGGCATTCCAGGCCTACTGGCCTGCGTCGGTCTGGCCATCGCCAGCTTGCGTCGCGGTGTGCGGGCGCTCAGCACCGACAGTGATCTGGCGCTGCCCTGTTTGGGCTGCCTGGCGGCGATCGCCGGCCTGATGATGCAAGGTGCTGCAGACACGATCTTTTTTCGACCGGAAGTGCAGATCAGCGGGTGGTTCTGCCTGGCCACCCTCAGTCTGATGACCCGCACGCCGTGA
- a CDS encoding FIST N-terminal domain-containing protein gives MVPLNPLDWFRSRGQVARCRHALSSKSSMEEAAREVIGGLGFGESDLALVFVSSHFASDLTRLLPLLQRRLKAKHWVGCLGGGVVGTTSAGQAHELERSAALSVSLLNLPGAELTSFHLDSTELPDLDGAAKHWQDWVGVEPSRSRSLLLLMDPSCNNINDLVSGLDYAYPGLAKVGGIAVPHNAAHGSLLLGDQVVSGAVGLSIGGSWRLDPVVAQGCRPIGPVFAIEQAQRNVLLELSDGDRRASPVACLQRVLADLSDADRELVQHSLFLGVERQELNAGAALAGLQSRARSSKQPERAFLVRNLIGVDPRNGAVAVADRVRAGQNVQFQLREAQASRQEARQLLADSRDRDPASAPFMGILFACLGRGSGLFGGPDGDISIARDVFPDLPVTGSFCNGELGPLGGATHLHGYTACWGLLRRDPLESDRQS, from the coding sequence ATGGTTCCGCTCAATCCCCTCGACTGGTTCAGGAGCCGCGGGCAAGTGGCGCGCTGCCGCCATGCGCTCTCCAGCAAGTCGTCGATGGAAGAGGCGGCGCGCGAGGTGATCGGCGGCCTTGGTTTCGGTGAATCTGACTTGGCACTGGTGTTTGTATCCAGCCATTTCGCCAGCGATCTGACTCGCCTGCTGCCGCTCTTGCAGAGACGCCTGAAGGCCAAGCACTGGGTTGGATGCCTCGGCGGCGGCGTGGTGGGCACGACCAGCGCGGGTCAGGCCCATGAACTGGAACGCTCAGCGGCCCTTAGCGTCAGCCTGCTCAATCTTCCTGGTGCTGAACTCACCAGTTTCCACCTCGACAGCACCGAGCTCCCAGATCTCGACGGAGCTGCCAAACACTGGCAGGACTGGGTAGGCGTTGAACCATCGCGAAGCCGCTCCTTGCTGCTGCTGATGGACCCAAGCTGCAACAACATCAATGATCTGGTGAGCGGTTTGGATTACGCCTATCCAGGTCTCGCCAAAGTCGGCGGCATCGCAGTGCCCCACAACGCCGCCCACGGCTCGCTGCTCTTGGGCGATCAAGTGGTCAGTGGCGCAGTGGGACTGAGCATTGGCGGCAGCTGGCGTCTCGATCCGGTGGTGGCGCAGGGGTGCCGCCCGATCGGCCCCGTATTTGCCATCGAGCAAGCCCAGAGAAATGTGTTGCTCGAACTCAGTGATGGTGATCGCCGCGCCAGCCCCGTGGCTTGCTTACAACGAGTGCTGGCCGACCTGAGCGATGCAGACCGCGAACTCGTGCAGCATTCACTGTTCCTCGGTGTGGAACGGCAGGAGCTCAACGCAGGTGCTGCGCTCGCGGGGCTCCAATCCCGCGCGCGTTCCAGTAAGCAGCCTGAGCGCGCATTCCTGGTGCGCAACCTGATCGGCGTGGATCCCCGCAATGGGGCCGTCGCCGTGGCAGATCGAGTGCGCGCGGGTCAGAACGTGCAGTTCCAACTGCGTGAAGCCCAGGCCTCCCGGCAGGAAGCCCGACAGCTGCTGGCCGACAGTCGAGATCGTGATCCGGCTTCCGCACCCTTCATGGGCATACTGTTCGCCTGCTTGGGACGTGGAAGCGGCCTATTCGGCGGCCCAGACGGCGACATCAGCATCGCCCGCGACGTCTTTCCCGACCTACCCGTCACCGGCAGCTTCTGCAACGGCGAGCTCGGCCCGCTTGGCGGCGCCACTCATCTGCACGGCTACACCGCCTGCTGGGGCCTGTTGCGACGCGATCCCCTTGAAAGCGACAGACAGTCCTGA
- the glmM gene encoding phosphoglucosamine mutase gives MASSAAHPLGSLPSPQISFGTDGLRGRVGDAITPALALQVGFWCGRVLPADGPVLIGMDSRCSGSMVVAALTAGLTSAGRDVWTLGLCPTPAVPGLIRRLQAAGGLMVSASHNPPEDNGIKVFGADGSKLGTDLQCRIESGLKGEVETVPPLGACGAALHRSELLEHYRDSLLSSVQHQSLAGVPIVLDLCWGSATACGAEVFRALGADLTVLHGAADGKRINVGCGSTHLEPLRRAVVERGASMGFAFDGDADRMLAVDGHGRIVDGDHVLYLWGSALQENHALPDHRLVATVMSNLGFERAWQARGGQLERTPVGDQHVHAAMVSSGAALGGEQSGHILSSAHGLAGDGVLTALQLATLCHSQQISLADWLDRSFQAYPQKLVNVRVPDLARRKGWTDCEPLRELVEEAEQAMADEGRVLVRASGTEPLLRVMVEAADATVVDRWTSRLAEAADQHLNAA, from the coding sequence ATGGCCTCCTCTGCTGCCCATCCGCTCGGTTCCCTTCCGTCGCCTCAGATCAGTTTCGGAACGGATGGCCTGCGTGGTCGGGTCGGCGATGCCATCACGCCAGCCCTCGCCTTGCAGGTGGGCTTCTGGTGTGGCCGTGTGCTGCCGGCTGATGGTCCTGTGCTGATCGGGATGGATTCGCGTTGCAGCGGATCCATGGTGGTGGCTGCACTGACTGCAGGCCTCACATCAGCGGGACGGGACGTGTGGACCCTCGGGCTGTGCCCGACGCCTGCCGTTCCTGGGCTGATTCGTCGCCTTCAAGCTGCAGGTGGTCTGATGGTTTCTGCAAGCCATAACCCCCCGGAAGACAACGGCATCAAGGTGTTCGGTGCTGACGGGAGCAAGCTTGGCACTGATCTGCAATGCCGGATTGAATCCGGTCTGAAGGGTGAAGTGGAGACCGTTCCTCCGCTGGGTGCCTGCGGTGCTGCCCTCCATCGCTCAGAGCTTCTGGAGCATTACCGCGACAGTCTTCTGAGCAGCGTTCAGCATCAGAGTCTGGCGGGTGTCCCCATCGTTCTCGATCTTTGCTGGGGCTCCGCGACAGCCTGTGGTGCTGAGGTGTTCCGCGCTCTTGGTGCTGACCTCACCGTGCTCCATGGTGCTGCCGATGGAAAGCGCATCAATGTGGGCTGCGGGTCCACCCATCTCGAGCCGCTGCGTCGTGCGGTGGTCGAGCGAGGGGCCTCCATGGGCTTCGCGTTTGATGGCGATGCCGATCGCATGCTCGCGGTGGATGGGCATGGCCGCATCGTCGATGGCGATCACGTTCTTTACCTCTGGGGATCAGCGCTTCAGGAGAATCACGCGCTTCCGGATCACCGTCTGGTGGCCACGGTGATGTCCAACCTGGGGTTTGAACGGGCTTGGCAGGCACGGGGCGGGCAGCTGGAGCGCACACCCGTGGGCGACCAGCACGTGCACGCCGCGATGGTGAGTAGTGGTGCTGCACTGGGCGGTGAGCAATCGGGCCACATCCTGTCGTCTGCCCATGGCCTCGCCGGCGATGGAGTGCTGACAGCGCTCCAGCTCGCCACCCTCTGCCATTCCCAGCAGATCTCTCTCGCCGATTGGTTGGACCGCAGCTTTCAGGCCTATCCGCAGAAGCTGGTGAATGTTCGCGTGCCCGATCTGGCGCGACGCAAGGGCTGGACCGATTGCGAGCCGTTGCGCGAGTTGGTGGAGGAAGCCGAGCAGGCGATGGCTGACGAGGGCCGGGTGCTCGTGCGTGCCAGTGGCACAGAGCCGTTGTTGCGAGTGATGGTGGAAGCGGCGGATGCCACGGTGGTGGACCGCTGGACATCACGGCTTGCCGAGGCTGCCGATCAGCACCTCAATGCGGCCTGA
- the thyX gene encoding FAD-dependent thymidylate synthase: MDSRFRVDLISATPNPQQCVYAGMHQDYSEGFVAGDREEWPDETRAGEICVKRLLAGERGHYGPLEHAQIVLNVGWFPHSVMQQARTHRVGVSFDVQSMRYTGERICRAADGELDLEEVFYLRPVGDYSDRQGKKYTYSDTLRDNDLTLCRQAAERYRDLLRSGFAEEHARGILPFDYRQHFVVSFSLRAFLHFMDLRAKLDAQQEIRELCDLMWPHLQQWAPEFAAWYEKTRLHRARLAP, translated from the coding sequence ATGGACTCCCGCTTCAGGGTTGACCTGATCTCCGCCACACCCAACCCCCAGCAGTGTGTCTACGCAGGCATGCATCAGGACTACAGCGAAGGATTCGTCGCCGGTGACCGGGAGGAATGGCCAGACGAGACCCGGGCTGGCGAAATCTGCGTGAAACGTCTCCTGGCTGGTGAGCGTGGGCACTATGGCCCTTTGGAACACGCCCAGATCGTGCTGAATGTGGGTTGGTTCCCTCACTCCGTGATGCAGCAGGCACGCACGCACCGCGTGGGAGTGAGCTTCGATGTGCAGTCGATGCGGTACACAGGCGAACGCATCTGCCGTGCCGCTGACGGGGAGCTGGACCTAGAGGAGGTGTTCTACTTGCGCCCCGTTGGGGACTACAGCGATCGCCAGGGGAAGAAGTACACCTACAGCGACACCCTCAGAGACAACGACCTGACACTGTGCCGGCAGGCCGCGGAGCGCTACCGGGACCTGCTGCGTTCAGGATTTGCCGAAGAGCACGCCCGCGGCATCTTGCCGTTCGACTACCGGCAGCACTTTGTGGTGAGTTTCAGCCTTCGAGCCTTTCTCCACTTCATGGATCTCAGAGCAAAACTCGACGCCCAGCAGGAGATCCGCGAACTCTGTGATCTGATGTGGCCGCATCTGCAGCAGTGGGCTCCAGAATTTGCCGCTTGGTATGAAAAAACCAGGCTTCACAGGGCAAGGCTGGCGCCCTGA